One window of Nymphaea colorata isolate Beijing-Zhang1983 chromosome 11, ASM883128v2, whole genome shotgun sequence genomic DNA carries:
- the LOC116263506 gene encoding uncharacterized protein LOC116263506 encodes MQRRLCVLTRCEAGGSFLPQLLFHSRCVGLLSPAAGERLQKSRPLISVLTVSTSATFIFCQVRASRLKLDDPLASCAFLFQRNCHRNIDCPAVLQSIDGIQSDLRSRRAGVHPISRCLEIILALSFKTFEGRSSGRLSFESLPAVLEVL; translated from the exons ATGCAACGCAGACTCTGCGTCCTCACGCGCTGTGAAGCAGGAGGTTCATTTCTCCCGCAGCTTCTCTTCCACTCTCGGTGCGTCGGGCTTCTATCGCCGGCCGCCGGTGAAAG GTTGCAGAAATCGCGTCCCCTCATCAGCGTGCTCACCGTCAGCACTTCAGCAACATTCATCTTCTGCCAAGTTCGAGCCAGTCGACTGAAGCTAGATGACCCTCTTGCTTCCTGCGCGTTCCTGTTTCAG AGGAATTGCCACAGAAATATCGACTGTCCAGCAGTTCTTCAATCCATCGACGGTATCCAATCTGACCTAAGGAGCCGTCGAGCAGGAGTGCATCCGATTTCCAGGTGTCTGGAGATCATTCTCGCCCTTTCTTTCAAAACTTTTGAAGGTCGCTCCAGTGGGCGCTTGAGTTTTGAAAGTCTGCCTGCTGTTCTGGAGGTTCTGTGA